From the genome of Aricia agestis chromosome 9, ilAriAges1.1, whole genome shotgun sequence, one region includes:
- the LOC121730395 gene encoding uncharacterized protein LOC121730395 isoform X1, which yields MANIMDIATEDKLEYQFFPIPSGSVQFKVRAANDAHIALTMGPQASVPMYEIMIGGWGNTKSVIRKNRTKPDKVEIETPGILNAGEFRGFWVRWDGGIVSAGREGEAIPFISWSDPEPFPIGFVGVCTGWGATGTWKIEDGAELNTPDKLEYTYAPVASGSLEFEYRGPHNAHVCLTPGPAEIDPMYEIILGGWENTQSVIRHCRQKPDKVTVPTPGIMNPNEFRKFIVTWRCGRVAVRDGKSGEVIMEWSDPSPFPISHFGVRSAWGARGNWRIRHFAGNGQRLPSAPSAPLAAPLYSSPPGYPSVGAVGGSLWVDATSGQVPPGAVAAGQDCSGEPLYVARAQHEGALLPGKLASSHGCAYIPWGGTEHGKNGYQVLVGGPNNWVPTSGSNIPPGALPGGESEDGEPLFIGRVRHEGSVTPGKVQQSHGVCYIPFAGQELGFPEYEILLS from the exons ATGGCTAATATTATGG acaTCGCGACGGAAGATAAACTGGAGTACCAGTTCTTCCCGATCCCCAGTGGCTCAGTGCAGTTCAAGGTCCGCGCTGCCAACGATGCCCACATCGCCCTCACCATGGGACCGCAGGCGTCCGTCCCCATGTATGAG ATCATGATCGGAGGATGGGGAAACACGAAGAGCGTCATCAGGAAGAACAGGACCAAGCCCGACAAGGTCGAGATCGAGACTCCTGGCATCCTCAACGCCGGGGAGTTCAGAGGTTTCTGGGTGAGGTGGGACGGCGGCATCGTGTCTGCCGGCCGCGAGGGCGAGGCCATCCCCTTCATCTCCTGGTCCGACCCCGAGCCCTTCCCCATCGGCTTCGTCGGCGTCTGCACCGGCTGGGGCGCCACTGGCACTTGGAAGATCGAAG ATGGAGCGGAGCTTAACACTCCGGACAAATTAGAGTACACGTACGCGCCCGTGGCGTCCGGCTCGCTGGAGTTTGAGTACCGCGGGCCGCACAACGCGCACGTCTGCCTCACGCCCGGCCCCGCCGAGATAGACCCCATGTACGAAATCATCCTCGGCGGCTGGGAGAACACCCAGTCCGTCATTAGGCACTGCAGACAAAAGCCCGACAAG GTGACCGTCCCGACTCCCGGCATTATGAATCCCAACGAATTTAGAAAGTTCATCGTGACGTGGCGCTGCGGCAGGGTAGCGGTCCGCGACGGGAAATCCGGCGAAGTGATCATGGAGTGGTCCGACCCGTCCCCGTTCCCCATCAGCCATTTCGGCGTCCGCTCCGCCTGGGGCGCCCGAGGCAACTGGCGCATCCGCCATTTTGCCGGCAACGGCCAACgac tgCCGTCCGCTCCATCGGCTCCGCTGGCCGCGCCGTTGTACAGCTCGCCTCCCGGATATCCGAGCGTCGGTGCGGTTGGTGGTAGTCTGTGGGTAGACGCCACTTCCGGCCAAGTGCCGCCCGGCGCCGTCGCCGCCGGCCAGGACTGCAGCGGGGAGCCCCTGTATGTGGCTAGGGCGCAGCACGAGGGTGCTCTGCTCCCGGGCAAGCTTGCCTCATCGCACGGCTGCGCGTACATCCCGTGGGGAGGCACGGAGCACGGCAAGAATGGATACCAG GTGCTAGTCGGAGGCCCCAACAACTGGGTGCCGACTAGCGGCTCCAACATTCCACCGGGGGCTCTCCCGGGGGGTGAGTCCGAGGATGGGGAGCCCCTCTTCATCGGCAGGGTGAGACACGAGGGCAGCGTCACCCCGGGCAAGGTCCAGCAGTCGCACGGTGTCTGCTACATCCCCTTCGCTGGCCAGGAGCTCGGCTTCCCCGAATATGAAATCCTTCTCTCGTAA
- the LOC121730395 gene encoding uncharacterized protein LOC121730395 isoform X2, producing the protein MANIMDIATEDKLEYQFFPIPSGSVQFKVRAANDAHIALTMGPQASVPMYEIMIGGWGNTKSVIRKNRTKPDKVEIETPGILNAGEFRGFWVRWDGGIVSAGREGEAIPFISWSDPEPFPIGFVGVCTGWGATGTWKIEDGAELNTPDKLEYTYAPVASGSLEFEYRGPHNAHVCLTPGPAEIDPMYEIILGGWENTQSVIRHCRQKPDKVTVPTPGIMNPNEFRKFIVTWRCGRVAVRDGKSGEVIMEWSDPSPFPISHFGVRSAWGARGNWRIRHFAGNGQLPSAPSAPLAAPLYSSPPGYPSVGAVGGSLWVDATSGQVPPGAVAAGQDCSGEPLYVARAQHEGALLPGKLASSHGCAYIPWGGTEHGKNGYQVLVGGPNNWVPTSGSNIPPGALPGGESEDGEPLFIGRVRHEGSVTPGKVQQSHGVCYIPFAGQELGFPEYEILLS; encoded by the exons ATGGCTAATATTATGG acaTCGCGACGGAAGATAAACTGGAGTACCAGTTCTTCCCGATCCCCAGTGGCTCAGTGCAGTTCAAGGTCCGCGCTGCCAACGATGCCCACATCGCCCTCACCATGGGACCGCAGGCGTCCGTCCCCATGTATGAG ATCATGATCGGAGGATGGGGAAACACGAAGAGCGTCATCAGGAAGAACAGGACCAAGCCCGACAAGGTCGAGATCGAGACTCCTGGCATCCTCAACGCCGGGGAGTTCAGAGGTTTCTGGGTGAGGTGGGACGGCGGCATCGTGTCTGCCGGCCGCGAGGGCGAGGCCATCCCCTTCATCTCCTGGTCCGACCCCGAGCCCTTCCCCATCGGCTTCGTCGGCGTCTGCACCGGCTGGGGCGCCACTGGCACTTGGAAGATCGAAG ATGGAGCGGAGCTTAACACTCCGGACAAATTAGAGTACACGTACGCGCCCGTGGCGTCCGGCTCGCTGGAGTTTGAGTACCGCGGGCCGCACAACGCGCACGTCTGCCTCACGCCCGGCCCCGCCGAGATAGACCCCATGTACGAAATCATCCTCGGCGGCTGGGAGAACACCCAGTCCGTCATTAGGCACTGCAGACAAAAGCCCGACAAG GTGACCGTCCCGACTCCCGGCATTATGAATCCCAACGAATTTAGAAAGTTCATCGTGACGTGGCGCTGCGGCAGGGTAGCGGTCCGCGACGGGAAATCCGGCGAAGTGATCATGGAGTGGTCCGACCCGTCCCCGTTCCCCATCAGCCATTTCGGCGTCCGCTCCGCCTGGGGCGCCCGAGGCAACTGGCGCATCCGCCATTTTGCCGGCAACGGCCAAC tgCCGTCCGCTCCATCGGCTCCGCTGGCCGCGCCGTTGTACAGCTCGCCTCCCGGATATCCGAGCGTCGGTGCGGTTGGTGGTAGTCTGTGGGTAGACGCCACTTCCGGCCAAGTGCCGCCCGGCGCCGTCGCCGCCGGCCAGGACTGCAGCGGGGAGCCCCTGTATGTGGCTAGGGCGCAGCACGAGGGTGCTCTGCTCCCGGGCAAGCTTGCCTCATCGCACGGCTGCGCGTACATCCCGTGGGGAGGCACGGAGCACGGCAAGAATGGATACCAG GTGCTAGTCGGAGGCCCCAACAACTGGGTGCCGACTAGCGGCTCCAACATTCCACCGGGGGCTCTCCCGGGGGGTGAGTCCGAGGATGGGGAGCCCCTCTTCATCGGCAGGGTGAGACACGAGGGCAGCGTCACCCCGGGCAAGGTCCAGCAGTCGCACGGTGTCTGCTACATCCCCTTCGCTGGCCAGGAGCTCGGCTTCCCCGAATATGAAATCCTTCTCTCGTAA